A stretch of Anaeromyxobacter dehalogenans 2CP-1 DNA encodes these proteins:
- a CDS encoding SDR family oxidoreductase, with translation MTPVVVISGAAGALGTALAGHLVAHGYRVAGVGLRRHEERLRTLEADLGAGFAGFTLEADSTAAWDATLDAVGSRLGAVSGAALVAGGWRGGEPFHEDRDEGTWRSMLDENLESAQRALRALMPRLVAQRSGSVVVVGSRNVERPWSGAGAAGYTVAKTAVVALARVIAQEVLETGVRVNAVLPSTIDTPANRGAMPGADPSRWVSIESLSAVIEFLLSDAARDVSGAVVPVYGRA, from the coding sequence ATGACCCCTGTCGTCGTGATCTCCGGAGCCGCAGGAGCCCTCGGGACCGCCCTCGCCGGCCACCTCGTCGCGCATGGCTACCGCGTCGCCGGCGTGGGGCTCCGCCGGCACGAGGAGCGCCTGCGAACGCTCGAGGCGGACCTCGGCGCCGGGTTCGCGGGGTTCACCCTCGAGGCCGACTCGACCGCGGCGTGGGACGCGACGCTCGACGCCGTGGGGTCGCGCCTCGGCGCGGTCTCGGGCGCTGCGCTGGTCGCCGGTGGCTGGCGCGGAGGCGAGCCGTTCCACGAGGACCGCGACGAGGGGACCTGGCGGAGCATGCTCGACGAGAACCTCGAGTCGGCGCAGCGCGCGCTGCGCGCGCTGATGCCGCGCCTCGTGGCGCAGCGCTCCGGCAGCGTGGTGGTGGTCGGCTCGCGGAACGTGGAGCGGCCGTGGTCCGGGGCGGGCGCCGCGGGCTACACGGTCGCGAAGACCGCGGTCGTGGCGCTCGCGCGCGTGATCGCCCAGGAGGTGCTGGAGACCGGCGTCCGCGTGAACGCCGTCCTGCCGAGCACCATCGACACCCCCGCGAACCGCGGCGCCATGCCCGGCGCCGATCCTTCACGGTGGGTGTCGATCGAGTCGCTCTCAGCCGTCATCGAGTTCCTGCTCTCCGACGCGGCCCGCGACGTGAGCGGCGCGGTCGTTCCCGTGTACGGGCGCGCCTGA
- a CDS encoding dehydrogenase, which produces MKNVVSISLGASAGDYDYTTRFMGQSFRVRRFGVDHDLRKALDLLARWQGECDAIGLGLVADHLLVGTRRWEDPTTAELEAAVCEVPVTTGARLRGFLDEWAIRHIQAHEQRCFTNARVIFLSGLANYAIAQAVSEYTHNLGFADPLLQLGLPAILGSVAQLEAYAALTAPVQRPLQAVWGKAPLALRDAWTRLILGKAAREASVLVGPHDDLAALGREALDRKIVLTSAVTDEEVERLGDQGVDVVIDRTPKLLGRVVGLNVIEAMIIAALGRQHRDDVLHDEYLDIFGEMKLAPRILFPSGKPRRVNRFAFVIHPLSREYLKASKPVELASRIAPSVVLPVVEKLIAYSPPFVYSRVTGIRSPTGTEAEGWLITVGGTPKELLAHSPEFTYRRLLAAAKIAEGLGAQIMGLGAFTKVVGDAGVTVAKRAGIPITTGNSYSASAALWAAADAVKRLGLLSRSEDGKVAGKAMVVGATGAIGAACARLLAMSFDDVFLVSPEIGKLLTLRETILADTPDAVLHLSSKADENLRDMDLVVTATSGAGKKILDIMKVKPGCVITDVARPLDLPPSEVAKRPDVLVIESGEIQLPGGARMRDIGLPDGVVYACLAETIVLALEGRFESYTVGRNIEWEKVKEIYKLGLKHGMRLAAISGVNGPFTDEDIGRVRALALAARTRWPGGAPSRAAVREPARPAAERPEQHAGA; this is translated from the coding sequence ATGAAGAACGTCGTCAGCATCAGCCTCGGCGCGAGCGCCGGTGACTACGACTACACCACGCGGTTCATGGGGCAGTCGTTCCGCGTCCGCCGCTTCGGGGTCGACCACGACCTCCGCAAGGCGCTCGACCTGCTCGCGCGCTGGCAGGGCGAGTGCGACGCGATCGGGCTCGGCCTCGTGGCCGACCACCTGCTGGTCGGGACGCGCCGCTGGGAGGATCCGACCACCGCCGAGCTCGAGGCGGCGGTGTGCGAGGTGCCGGTCACCACCGGCGCCCGCCTCCGCGGCTTCCTCGACGAGTGGGCCATCCGGCACATCCAGGCGCACGAGCAGCGCTGCTTCACGAACGCACGGGTGATCTTCCTCTCCGGCCTCGCGAACTACGCCATCGCGCAGGCCGTGTCCGAGTACACGCACAACCTGGGCTTCGCCGACCCGCTGCTCCAGCTCGGGCTGCCGGCGATCCTGGGCTCGGTCGCGCAGCTCGAGGCATACGCGGCGCTCACGGCGCCCGTGCAGCGTCCGCTCCAGGCGGTGTGGGGCAAGGCCCCGCTCGCGCTCCGCGACGCCTGGACGCGGCTGATCCTCGGGAAGGCGGCCCGCGAGGCGAGCGTCCTGGTGGGTCCGCACGACGACCTCGCCGCGCTCGGGCGCGAGGCGCTGGACCGCAAGATCGTCCTCACCTCGGCGGTGACGGACGAGGAGGTCGAGCGGCTCGGCGACCAGGGGGTGGACGTCGTCATCGACCGCACGCCGAAGCTGCTCGGGCGCGTCGTGGGCCTCAACGTGATCGAGGCCATGATCATCGCCGCGCTGGGCAGGCAGCACCGCGACGACGTCCTCCACGACGAGTACCTCGACATCTTCGGCGAGATGAAGCTCGCGCCGCGCATCCTGTTCCCCTCGGGCAAGCCCAGGCGCGTGAACCGGTTCGCCTTCGTCATCCACCCGCTGTCGCGCGAGTACCTGAAGGCGTCGAAGCCCGTCGAGCTGGCGTCGCGCATCGCCCCGTCGGTCGTGCTGCCGGTCGTCGAGAAGCTCATCGCGTACTCGCCGCCGTTCGTGTACTCGCGGGTCACCGGCATCCGGTCGCCGACCGGCACCGAGGCGGAGGGCTGGCTCATCACCGTGGGCGGCACGCCCAAGGAGCTCCTGGCGCACAGCCCGGAGTTCACGTACCGGCGGCTGCTCGCCGCCGCCAAGATCGCCGAGGGGCTCGGCGCCCAGATCATGGGCCTCGGCGCGTTCACCAAGGTGGTGGGCGACGCGGGCGTGACGGTCGCGAAGCGCGCCGGCATCCCCATCACCACCGGGAACAGCTACAGCGCGTCCGCGGCGCTCTGGGCCGCCGCGGACGCGGTGAAGCGCCTCGGGCTCCTCTCCCGGAGCGAGGACGGCAAGGTCGCCGGCAAGGCGATGGTGGTGGGGGCGACGGGCGCGATCGGCGCCGCGTGCGCGCGCCTGCTCGCGATGTCCTTCGACGACGTCTTCCTCGTGTCGCCGGAGATCGGGAAGCTGCTCACGTTGCGGGAGACGATCCTCGCGGACACGCCCGACGCGGTCCTGCACCTGTCGAGCAAGGCGGACGAGAACCTGCGCGACATGGACCTCGTGGTCACGGCCACCTCCGGCGCCGGCAAGAAGATCCTCGACATCATGAAGGTGAAGCCCGGCTGCGTGATCACCGACGTGGCGCGCCCGCTCGACCTGCCGCCGTCCGAGGTGGCGAAGCGGCCCGACGTGCTCGTCATCGAGTCGGGCGAGATCCAGCTGCCCGGCGGCGCGCGCATGCGCGACATCGGCCTCCCGGACGGCGTCGTGTACGCCTGCCTGGCCGAGACGATCGTCCTCGCGCTGGAGGGCCGGTTCGAGAGCTACACCGTCGGTCGGAACATCGAATGGGAGAAGGTGAAGGAGATCTACAAGCTCGGGCTCAAGCACGGCATGCGGCTGGCGGCCATCTCCGGGGTGAACGGGCCGTTCACCGACGAGGACATCGGCCGCGTTCGCGCGCTCGCGCTCGCGGCGCGGACGCGCTGGCCGGGCGGGGCGCCGTCGCGCGCGGCCGTGCGCGAGCCTGCGCGGCCGGCCGCGGAGCGCCCGGAGCAGCACGCGGGGGCCTGA
- a CDS encoding rhomboid family intramembrane serine protease produces the protein MVALFAVISATPGEAPFASWGYRGDAFQVWSGAAWVLLVSAFIHQALSHLALNVYWLWTLGRAVEGAFGPRAMGLLLLTSAFVSSSFHLAIFDDVGVGASGMVFAVFGFGWLARGKRGELRATFTTKTGILFAAGLVGCWIVLTREVANGAHLGGLLFGAAAAEAVATGRRPRLAKAGAILLILLAFGVTVACPWSATWWSTKGHGAHARGQYDLAIQAYDMSLRFRPDQPWVMASLIRAYRASGNADAAASLLTRLRTVSPAEAALIDEEGRSPVK, from the coding sequence ATGGTGGCACTCTTCGCGGTGATCTCCGCAACGCCAGGCGAGGCGCCGTTCGCGTCCTGGGGCTACCGTGGCGACGCGTTCCAGGTCTGGTCCGGGGCGGCCTGGGTGCTGCTCGTTTCAGCCTTCATCCACCAGGCCCTGTCGCACCTGGCGCTGAACGTCTACTGGCTGTGGACGCTCGGGCGGGCGGTCGAGGGCGCATTCGGACCGCGCGCGATGGGGCTGCTCCTGCTCACGTCCGCGTTCGTGAGCTCTTCGTTCCATCTGGCCATCTTCGACGACGTCGGAGTGGGCGCTTCCGGAATGGTGTTCGCCGTGTTCGGCTTCGGATGGCTGGCGAGGGGCAAGCGCGGCGAGCTGAGAGCGACTTTCACGACGAAGACCGGAATCCTGTTCGCGGCAGGTCTCGTCGGATGCTGGATCGTCCTGACACGCGAGGTGGCGAACGGGGCTCACCTCGGCGGCCTCCTGTTCGGAGCAGCCGCCGCGGAGGCCGTCGCGACGGGGAGGCGGCCACGCCTGGCGAAGGCCGGAGCGATCCTCCTGATCCTGCTGGCGTTTGGCGTCACCGTCGCCTGCCCGTGGTCAGCCACCTGGTGGTCCACCAAGGGTCACGGCGCTCATGCCCGCGGCCAGTACGACCTTGCCATCCAGGCGTATGACATGAGCCTCCGGTTCCGGCCCGACCAGCCGTGGGTCATGGCGAGCCTGATTCGCGCCTACCGCGCCTCGGGGAACGCGGACGCCGCGGCCTCGCTCCTCACGAGGCTGAGGACCGTCTCGCCCGCCGAAGCAGCGCTGATCGACGAGGAAGGCCGATCGCCGGTCAAGTGA
- a CDS encoding cytochrome b/b6 domain-containing protein translates to MFTANALVYLAYFIASGAWRERLFSPRRDARNAWETVLHDLRLRRAAPSPVGLYNGMQRLVYTGVLAIAPLLVASGLAIYKPVQLPRLTALLGGYDAARAIHLGVLVALAAFLVVHVVQAVLHPRTLVDMTAGGRRAEA, encoded by the coding sequence ATCTTCACCGCGAACGCCCTCGTCTACCTCGCCTACTTCATCGCGAGCGGCGCATGGCGCGAGCGGCTCTTCTCCCCGCGGCGCGACGCGCGGAACGCGTGGGAGACCGTGCTCCACGACCTGCGCCTCCGGCGTGCCGCGCCGTCGCCGGTGGGGCTCTACAACGGGATGCAGCGCCTCGTGTACACCGGCGTGCTCGCGATCGCGCCCCTCCTCGTCGCGTCGGGGCTCGCGATCTACAAGCCTGTCCAGCTGCCACGCCTCACGGCGCTCCTGGGCGGATACGACGCGGCACGCGCGATTCACCTGGGCGTGCTGGTGGCGCTCGCCGCGTTCCTCGTCGTCCACGTCGTGCAGGCGGTGCTCCACCCGCGGACGCTCGTCGACATGACGGCGGGCGGACGGAGGGCCGAGGCGTGA
- a CDS encoding molybdopterin-dependent oxidoreductase gives MTGTRRAFLRAGLRTGALVALGGVACDSDHPRAGFLGLMERVNERLQRALFDPGRLAPELAESDESAPGDFPQYKIGSDYPAAPEGWALRVGGLVARPVVLSADALQRLQRTRTRVRHHCVEGWSAVASWDGVRVSELARLVAPDRRVRYVEFRSFEAGYYSSWDLESALHPQTILAYGMNGQPLAREYGAPLRLYSAVKLGYKMVKWVTDVSFLPVRTGGYWEDRGYEWFAGV, from the coding sequence GTGACCGGTACGCGGCGAGCGTTCCTCCGGGCCGGCCTGCGCACGGGGGCGCTCGTCGCGCTCGGGGGCGTCGCGTGCGACTCCGACCACCCGCGGGCGGGCTTCCTGGGCCTCATGGAGCGGGTGAACGAGCGCTTGCAGCGGGCGCTCTTCGACCCGGGCCGGCTCGCGCCGGAGCTCGCCGAGAGTGACGAGAGCGCGCCCGGCGACTTCCCGCAGTACAAGATCGGGAGCGACTACCCCGCCGCGCCGGAGGGCTGGGCGCTGCGGGTCGGAGGCCTCGTCGCGCGCCCGGTCGTCCTGTCCGCGGACGCGCTCCAGCGGCTGCAGCGGACGCGCACGCGCGTCCGGCACCACTGCGTCGAGGGCTGGTCCGCCGTCGCGTCCTGGGACGGCGTGCGCGTCTCGGAGCTCGCGCGGCTCGTCGCGCCCGACCGGCGTGTCCGGTACGTCGAGTTCCGCTCGTTCGAGGCCGGATACTACTCGTCGTGGGACCTCGAGAGCGCCCTTCACCCTCAGACGATCCTCGCCTACGGCATGAACGGCCAGCCGCTCGCACGCGAGTACGGCGCGCCGCTGCGGCTCTACTCCGCGGTGAAGCTCGGCTACAAGATGGTGAAGTGGGTGACCGACGTCTCCTTCCTGCCGGTTCGGACCGGCGGCTACTGGGAGGACCGCGGGTACGAGTGGTTCGCGGGCGTGTGA
- a CDS encoding MBL fold metallo-hydrolase yields MLPRTCRRLVPLLLLAVAPAVGAQEIRVTLLGTGRPAPEIDRFGPSTLVEAGGHRLLFDAGRGVTQRLWQLRIPLRDVDAVFLTHLHSDHVVGLPDLWLTGWLPTPFGRRAAPLSLWGPAGTVDMVAALRRAYAWDLRARSGHQQLPEAGTTIRARDVKQGVVYERDGVKVTAFLVDHGPHLRPALGYRVDHAGRSVAISGDTRPCENLVRFAAGTDVLVHEVAAARKELVERSAVVRSILEVHTSPEDAGRVFTRVKPRLAVFTHVALVTTDPDVPAPSVADIIARTRTTYAGPLVVGEDLMTVVIGDEVEVRHAPEAGAR; encoded by the coding sequence ATGTTGCCGAGGACCTGCCGCCGTCTCGTCCCGCTGCTCTTGCTCGCGGTGGCTCCCGCGGTCGGCGCGCAGGAGATCCGCGTGACGCTGCTCGGGACGGGGAGGCCCGCGCCGGAGATCGACCGGTTCGGCCCGAGCACGCTCGTGGAGGCCGGAGGGCACCGGCTGCTCTTCGACGCCGGACGCGGCGTGACGCAGCGGTTGTGGCAGCTCCGGATACCCCTTCGAGACGTGGACGCGGTCTTCCTGACGCATCTCCACTCGGATCACGTGGTCGGCCTCCCCGACCTCTGGCTCACCGGCTGGCTGCCGACGCCGTTCGGACGTCGCGCTGCGCCGCTGTCGCTGTGGGGGCCCGCGGGGACGGTCGACATGGTGGCCGCGCTCCGGAGGGCGTATGCGTGGGACCTGCGCGCCCGCAGCGGGCACCAGCAGCTCCCGGAAGCGGGGACCACGATCCGTGCGCGCGACGTCAAGCAGGGCGTCGTGTACGAACGCGACGGCGTGAAGGTCACCGCGTTCCTCGTCGACCACGGACCGCACCTCCGTCCCGCGCTCGGGTACCGCGTCGATCACGCCGGGCGGTCCGTCGCCATCTCGGGGGACACGCGCCCGTGCGAGAATCTCGTCCGGTTCGCGGCGGGCACCGACGTGCTCGTCCACGAGGTGGCTGCCGCGCGAAAGGAGCTCGTGGAGCGTTCCGCCGTGGTGCGCAGCATCCTCGAGGTCCACACCTCGCCTGAGGACGCGGGCCGGGTCTTCACGCGCGTGAAGCCCAGGCTCGCGGTGTTCACGCACGTCGCGCTGGTCACGACGGACCCGGACGTGCCGGCGCCCTCGGTCGCGGACATCATCGCCCGGACGCGCACGACCTACGCCGGGCCGCTCGTCGTCGGCGAGGACCTCATGACGGTCGTCATCGGCGACGAGGTCGAGGTCCGCCACGCTCCGGAGGCGGGTGCCCGCTGA
- a CDS encoding class I SAM-dependent methyltransferase, translating into MEPARAAPNADAVDAFGNRLVGMLDEAGAALMISVGHRTGLFDAMARLPPATAAELAHEAGLDERYVREWLGAMTTSRVVEYDPRGGQYRLPAHHASLLTRAATPNNFAVYAQYVALLGAVEDRIVECFRSGSGVPYSAFHRFHEVMAEDSGQSVVGALDAIVALVPGLEHDLLDGISVLDVGCGSGRALTALARAYPRSRFTGHDFSEEAIRAARNVAAEHRLTNVEFDVRDAAGPVGEARYDLITAFDAIHDQADPAAVLRGIRQRLAPDGIFLMQDIRASSALERNVEHPLAPFLYAVSVMHCMTVSLAQGGAGLGTMWGEERARAMLAEAGFGEVSVHTLPHDIQNCFYVVHADR; encoded by the coding sequence ATGGAACCCGCGCGAGCGGCTCCGAACGCCGACGCGGTGGATGCGTTCGGGAACCGGCTGGTCGGCATGCTCGACGAGGCCGGGGCTGCGCTCATGATCTCGGTCGGCCACCGCACGGGCCTCTTCGACGCGATGGCGCGCCTGCCGCCCGCGACGGCAGCGGAGCTCGCGCACGAGGCGGGCCTCGACGAGCGCTACGTGCGTGAGTGGCTCGGCGCGATGACGACCTCGAGGGTCGTCGAGTACGACCCGCGCGGCGGCCAGTACCGCCTGCCCGCGCACCACGCCTCGCTCCTCACGCGCGCCGCGACGCCCAACAACTTCGCGGTCTACGCGCAGTACGTCGCGCTGCTCGGGGCGGTCGAGGACCGGATCGTCGAGTGCTTCCGCAGCGGGAGCGGCGTCCCGTACTCCGCGTTCCACCGCTTCCACGAGGTGATGGCGGAGGACAGTGGCCAGAGCGTGGTGGGGGCGCTCGACGCGATCGTCGCCCTCGTGCCGGGGCTCGAGCACGACCTGCTGGACGGGATCTCCGTGCTCGACGTTGGCTGCGGCTCGGGGCGCGCGCTGACCGCGCTCGCGCGCGCCTACCCGCGAAGCCGGTTCACGGGGCACGACTTCTCCGAGGAGGCGATACGCGCGGCGCGCAACGTCGCCGCCGAGCACCGGCTCACGAACGTCGAGTTCGACGTGCGGGACGCCGCCGGTCCGGTCGGCGAGGCGCGGTACGACCTCATCACCGCGTTCGACGCGATCCACGACCAGGCGGATCCGGCCGCCGTGCTCCGCGGCATCCGCCAGCGCCTCGCGCCGGACGGCATCTTCCTGATGCAGGACATCCGCGCGTCGAGCGCCCTCGAACGGAACGTCGAACATCCGCTCGCACCCTTCCTGTACGCGGTGTCCGTCATGCACTGCATGACCGTCTCGCTCGCGCAGGGCGGGGCCGGGCTCGGGACGATGTGGGGCGAGGAGCGCGCGCGGGCGATGCTCGCCGAGGCTGGGTTCGGCGAGGTCTCGGTTCACACGCTGCCGCACGACATCCAGAACTGCTTCTACGTCGTGCACGCGGACCGGTGA
- a CDS encoding glycine cleavage system protein H: MAYDLLSVYPAKLLEYGLGIGYLLLFIPFWRYVQGGRREAREVMRVAVPVREAVSAALRAARPAGATAIARPASAGWFHVPADVHLHPGHTWARLGGDGLVSVGIDDFAHKLVGPATVELPAVGARVAQGEPAIELREEDRGVAMLSPVDGTVVAVNPRVRAHGALEDPYGAGWLFKVKAPRLVANFRQLQAEAPAQRMLDVAGDTLALRLAPELGQVLQDGGTPVHGIARALAGEGWDELAREYFLT, encoded by the coding sequence ATGGCCTACGATCTACTTTCCGTGTACCCGGCGAAGCTCCTGGAGTACGGCCTCGGGATCGGCTACCTGCTGCTCTTCATCCCCTTCTGGAGGTACGTGCAGGGCGGCCGGCGCGAGGCGCGCGAGGTGATGCGGGTCGCGGTGCCGGTGCGCGAGGCGGTGTCCGCCGCCCTCCGTGCGGCGCGTCCCGCGGGCGCGACCGCCATCGCCCGGCCGGCCTCGGCCGGCTGGTTCCACGTCCCGGCCGACGTGCACCTGCACCCCGGCCACACCTGGGCGCGGCTGGGCGGCGACGGGCTCGTCTCCGTGGGCATCGACGACTTCGCCCACAAGCTGGTGGGGCCGGCGACGGTGGAGCTGCCCGCGGTCGGGGCGCGGGTGGCGCAGGGCGAGCCCGCCATCGAGCTGCGCGAAGAGGACCGCGGGGTCGCGATGCTCTCGCCGGTGGACGGCACCGTGGTCGCGGTGAACCCGCGCGTCCGCGCCCACGGCGCGCTCGAGGACCCCTACGGCGCGGGCTGGCTGTTCAAGGTGAAGGCGCCGCGGCTGGTGGCGAACTTCCGGCAGCTCCAGGCCGAGGCGCCGGCGCAGCGGATGCTCGACGTGGCCGGGGACACGCTGGCGCTCCGCCTCGCGCCCGAGCTCGGGCAGGTCCTGCAGGACGGCGGCACGCCGGTCCACGGCATCGCCCGCGCGCTGGCCGGGGAGGGCTGGGACGAGCTGGCGCGGGAGTACTTCCTGACCTGA
- a CDS encoding SDR family NAD(P)-dependent oxidoreductase produces the protein MKAWNGKRVLITGAAAGIGRALAERLGARGAALILTDRDEAPLAATADGIRRAGANAQHHVLDVTKGPSILQARDAIHSRGGPIDVLVNNAGVVFGGAFVDVPLQKHLDTFSVNVLGLVSVTHAFLADLVGRPEAHLVNVASAAGLTAVPFATTYASSKWAVVGFSESIRLELARQGHRHVHVTTVCPLYVSTGLFEGARPPLLTSMLTPAQLADEIVEGVERDRVFVRTPWLVKLVPFLNGVLPTGLADALSSALGAAGSMEQWTGRAAKVPEAPARRVAGRRRR, from the coding sequence ATGAAGGCCTGGAACGGAAAGCGCGTCCTCATCACCGGGGCCGCGGCCGGAATCGGCCGGGCCCTCGCCGAGCGGCTCGGCGCCCGGGGCGCGGCGCTGATCCTGACCGACCGCGACGAGGCGCCCCTGGCCGCGACCGCCGACGGAATCCGCCGGGCCGGGGCAAACGCGCAGCACCACGTCCTCGACGTCACGAAGGGCCCCTCGATCCTGCAGGCGCGGGACGCGATCCACTCCCGCGGCGGGCCGATCGACGTGCTGGTCAACAACGCCGGGGTGGTCTTCGGCGGCGCGTTCGTGGATGTCCCGCTCCAGAAGCACCTCGACACGTTCTCCGTGAACGTGCTCGGCCTGGTGTCGGTGACGCACGCGTTCCTCGCCGACCTCGTCGGCCGGCCGGAGGCGCACCTCGTCAACGTGGCGAGCGCGGCGGGGCTCACCGCGGTGCCGTTCGCGACCACCTACGCCTCGAGCAAGTGGGCCGTGGTCGGGTTCTCCGAGTCGATCCGGCTGGAGCTCGCGCGGCAGGGGCACCGCCACGTGCACGTGACGACCGTCTGCCCGCTGTACGTCTCGACCGGCCTCTTCGAAGGAGCCCGGCCGCCGCTGCTCACGTCGATGCTCACGCCGGCGCAGCTCGCGGACGAGATCGTCGAGGGCGTCGAGCGGGACCGGGTGTTCGTCCGCACCCCGTGGCTCGTGAAGCTCGTCCCCTTCCTGAACGGCGTGCTCCCCACCGGCCTGGCCGACGCCCTGTCCAGCGCGCTCGGCGCCGCCGGCAGCATGGAGCAGTGGACCGGCCGCGCCGCGAAGGTGCCCGAGGCGCCCGCGCGCCGGGTCGCCGGCCGCCGCCGGCGATGA